A single window of Neisseria sp. KEM232 DNA harbors:
- a CDS encoding pilin, which produces MKAMQKGFTLIELMIVIAIIGILAAIAIPQYQNYITRSQASRIMGETSQIKTAVETCILDGRTAVVIHSGTPAANAIATTCVTGATQSNLLGAATEKAVGFPTVTINDNGTASITATFGTNAATALKGKTLGWGRTSEGTWSCSTSIDEKYRPTGCSATAAAAATPKP; this is translated from the coding sequence ATGAAAGCAATGCAAAAAGGTTTCACCCTGATCGAGTTGATGATCGTAATCGCCATTATCGGTATTTTGGCTGCCATCGCCATCCCCCAATACCAAAACTACATTACCCGCTCGCAGGCTTCCCGCATAATGGGTGAAACTTCCCAGATTAAAACTGCCGTTGAAACCTGTATCTTGGACGGCCGTACTGCTGTCGTTATCCACAGCGGTACTCCTGCTGCTAACGCCATTGCCACTACTTGTGTAACCGGTGCTACCCAGTCCAACCTGCTGGGTGCTGCTACCGAGAAAGCGGTTGGCTTCCCGACTGTAACCATCAACGACAACGGCACTGCCAGCATTACTGCTACTTTCGGTACTAACGCTGCCACTGCTCTGAAAGGCAAAACTCTGGGTTGGGGGCGTACTTCTGAAGGCACTTGGTCTTGCTCTACCAGCATCGACGAGAAATACCGTCCGACCGGTTGCTCTGCTACTGCTGCTGCTGCAGCTACTCCTAAACCTTAA
- a CDS encoding serine hydrolase: protein MSAKRTKDMLTVAVLLAAAAAAIHFYVDNMARNAAWHALYPLRAKLALSKLSCSPGSPAWMEGALRLSVERQVAPANQIAYIDAQGREFHCENGFFDKPYFSDAVTEQTRFRYASMTKLWTADAVLALVNENKIGLDTKAVDILPEIRNQTDPRMNDITVAHLLLHQGGFDRYSMLGIDMFNPNEEPLCPNRLAELGTIRLNFTPGSRTSYSNLGYCLLGEIVARKSGGGTYTEAMGRLYPLAQDGLKFIRQQQESDEVSYNYVEKGLTGLADIYSSFDYAAAASAAGLSGSALGAAKEIRAMLAREKLNITSMPENVSCNLAQMRDCYGYAMFPYREGNRPAVWFRDGNLPAASSVAMVDDQGGVTVLLASGWAESPAEGADEIKRFIYRNKF from the coding sequence ATGTCCGCCAAACGAACCAAAGATATGCTCACCGTGGCCGTGCTGCTGGCTGCTGCCGCCGCCGCCATCCATTTTTATGTCGACAATATGGCGCGCAATGCGGCATGGCATGCCCTCTATCCCCTGCGTGCCAAGCTGGCTTTGTCCAAACTTTCGTGCAGCCCGGGCAGTCCCGCCTGGATGGAGGGCGCGCTGCGGCTTTCCGTCGAGCGCCAAGTCGCCCCTGCCAACCAAATCGCCTATATCGACGCGCAGGGTAGGGAATTCCATTGCGAAAACGGCTTTTTCGACAAGCCTTATTTTTCCGATGCGGTGACGGAGCAAACGCGTTTCCGCTATGCCAGCATGACCAAGCTGTGGACGGCCGATGCCGTGCTGGCGCTGGTCAACGAAAACAAAATCGGCCTGGATACCAAAGCCGTCGACATCCTGCCTGAAATCCGCAACCAAACCGATCCGCGCATGAACGACATCACGGTTGCCCATCTGCTGCTGCATCAGGGCGGCTTCGACCGCTATTCCATGCTCGGCATCGATATGTTCAACCCGAACGAAGAACCGCTCTGTCCCAACCGTTTGGCCGAACTGGGAACAATCCGTTTGAATTTCACGCCCGGCAGCCGCACCAGCTATTCCAATTTGGGCTATTGCCTCTTGGGCGAAATCGTGGCGAGAAAATCGGGCGGCGGCACTTATACCGAGGCGATGGGCAGGCTTTACCCTCTGGCGCAAGACGGCCTGAAATTCATTCGCCAACAGCAGGAAAGTGACGAAGTTAGTTACAATTATGTCGAAAAAGGGCTTACCGGCCTTGCAGACATTTATTCTTCTTTCGATTACGCTGCGGCGGCCTCGGCCGCAGGCCTGTCGGGCAGCGCATTGGGTGCGGCAAAAGAAATCCGCGCCATGTTGGCACGGGAAAAGCTTAATATCACTTCTATGCCGGAAAACGTAAGCTGCAACTTGGCGCAAATGCGCGATTGTTACGGCTATGCGATGTTTCCCTATCGGGAGGGCAATCGTCCGGCAGTTTGGTTTCGCGACGGCAATCTGCCGGCGGCATCGTCTGTAGCCATGGTTGACGATCAGGGCGGGGTGACCGTGTTGCTCGCTTCCGGTTGGGCGGAGTCTCCCGCCGAAGGGGCGGACGAAATCAAACGTTTTATTTATCGGAACAAATTTTAA
- a CDS encoding pilin, with product MKNANKTKGFTLIELMIVIAIIGILAAIAIPQYQNYIVRTQLNRAYYEVKSTVTSIETVLGNGNFPTLRPEEDNTVADGVKREYIGLNSTIPQSNIISSADITKDASKNFKDISIVLGKNATNTLHGTTITLTRDAEGGWTCSIKKPNGSSVNLPSINSLCTLS from the coding sequence ATGAAAAACGCAAATAAAACAAAAGGTTTTACCCTTATCGAATTGATGATTGTGATTGCAATCATCGGCATTTTGGCGGCCATCGCCATTCCGCAGTATCAGAACTATATCGTCCGCACGCAGCTCAACCGCGCTTATTACGAAGTGAAATCCACGGTAACCAGCATTGAAACCGTGTTGGGCAACGGCAATTTCCCGACCCTGCGGCCGGAAGAGGACAATACGGTGGCCGACGGCGTCAAACGCGAATACATCGGCCTCAATTCCACCATCCCGCAATCCAACATCATCAGCTCGGCCGACATCACGAAGGATGCGTCTAAAAATTTCAAAGACATCAGCATTGTTTTGGGAAAAAACGCGACCAACACCCTGCACGGTACAACCATCACGCTGACCCGCGATGCGGAAGGCGGATGGACGTGCAGCATCAAAAAGCCCAATGGTTCTTCCGTAAACCTGCCTTCGATCAACAGCTTGTGCACGCTTTCTTAA
- the tfpZ gene encoding TfpX/TfpZ family type IV pilin accessory protein: MTQPKLSRWRFALRLASIHLLINILVAAVVAALVFFVWYPQPYPDLMGGLQIFGLIVAVDIICGPVLTSVLANPAKPKRETVTDLLLVGMIQAAALLYGLYTVTAVRPVWVVFENDRFTTVSAAEIDKNRLNEALPEFRQLPWTGVKRIAVRDSKSGDEELARIEMSMQGIEPRMLPAWWEAENETHRDRIRSKMRPVAELEKRYPGHPALAQAISKSGLPSADLYYLPFTSQENKDWTVLLDKNTDFKAFAPLDAFKK; encoded by the coding sequence ATGACCCAACCCAAACTTTCCCGATGGCGTTTTGCCCTTCGGCTTGCATCCATACATCTGCTTATCAATATCTTGGTGGCGGCCGTGGTTGCCGCATTGGTGTTTTTCGTCTGGTATCCGCAGCCTTATCCGGATTTGATGGGCGGTTTGCAGATTTTCGGTTTGATTGTGGCCGTGGACATTATATGCGGGCCGGTATTGACGTCGGTTTTGGCTAATCCGGCCAAGCCGAAACGGGAAACAGTAACGGATTTGCTGTTGGTTGGCATGATACAGGCGGCGGCGCTGCTATACGGGTTGTATACGGTGACTGCGGTGCGCCCCGTTTGGGTGGTGTTTGAAAACGACCGCTTTACGACTGTGAGCGCGGCGGAAATCGACAAAAACAGGCTGAATGAGGCTTTGCCCGAATTCCGGCAGCTGCCCTGGACGGGCGTGAAACGAATCGCCGTGCGGGATTCCAAAAGCGGAGACGAGGAGCTGGCGAGAATCGAAATGTCCATGCAGGGGATAGAACCGCGCATGCTGCCGGCTTGGTGGGAAGCGGAAAACGAAACCCACCGCGACCGCATCCGCAGCAAAATGAGGCCGGTGGCCGAACTGGAAAAACGGTATCCCGGCCATCCCGCTTTGGCTCAGGCCATCAGTAAAAGCGGGCTGCCAAGCGCCGATTTGTATTATCTGCCGTTTACCTCACAGGAAAACAAAGACTGGACGGTGCTGCTTGATAAGAACACCGATTTCAAAGCTTTTGCGCCACTGGATGCGTTTAAGAAATAA
- the apbC gene encoding iron-sulfur cluster carrier protein ApbC → MNTETYRQALAAVAIPGTERTLGGEKAVKDVRNEKDGLHVEIVFGFPYNHIKAQLAESVQTALADAGCGDTIHLHLSADIVTHKVQPGIATIKGVKNIIAVASGKGGVGKSTTTANLATAMARMGARVGVLDADLYGPSQPTMLGVAERKPDQQNKKLIPVEAQGGIQVMSIGFLVDTDQAVVWRGPMVSQALQQLLFQSEWDDVDYLFVDLPPGTGDIQLTLSQKIPVTGSVVVTTPQDIALIDARKAVNMFEKVNIPIFGVLENMSVHICSNCGHAEAVFGSEGGKELAGRLNVPLLGRLPLQMAVREAMDNGSAAQLFDTHPAVAEIYTGAAFQIALAVADKGRDYSKAFPKIVVE, encoded by the coding sequence ATGAATACAGAAACTTACCGCCAAGCCCTCGCCGCCGTTGCCATCCCCGGCACGGAGCGCACGCTGGGCGGCGAAAAGGCCGTGAAAGACGTGCGCAACGAAAAAGACGGCCTGCACGTCGAAATCGTTTTCGGCTTTCCCTACAACCACATCAAAGCGCAGCTTGCCGAGTCGGTTCAGACGGCCTTGGCCGACGCGGGCTGCGGCGACACCATCCATCTGCACCTGTCCGCCGACATCGTCACCCACAAAGTCCAGCCCGGCATCGCCACCATCAAAGGCGTGAAAAACATCATCGCCGTTGCCTCCGGCAAAGGCGGCGTCGGCAAGTCCACCACCACCGCCAATCTCGCCACCGCCATGGCACGCATGGGCGCGCGCGTCGGCGTGCTCGATGCCGACCTCTACGGCCCCAGCCAACCCACCATGCTCGGCGTGGCCGAACGCAAGCCCGACCAGCAGAACAAAAAGCTGATTCCCGTCGAAGCGCAGGGCGGCATCCAAGTCATGTCCATCGGCTTTCTCGTCGACACCGACCAGGCCGTCGTCTGGCGCGGGCCGATGGTCAGCCAGGCTTTGCAGCAGCTTTTGTTCCAAAGCGAATGGGACGATGTGGACTATCTCTTCGTCGATCTGCCGCCGGGCACGGGCGACATCCAGCTTACCCTGTCGCAGAAAATCCCCGTCACCGGCTCGGTGGTTGTCACTACGCCGCAGGACATTGCCCTGATCGACGCGCGCAAGGCCGTGAATATGTTTGAAAAGGTCAACATTCCCATCTTCGGCGTGCTGGAAAATATGTCGGTGCACATCTGCTCCAACTGCGGCCATGCCGAAGCCGTGTTCGGCAGCGAAGGCGGCAAAGAACTGGCAGGCCGTCTGAACGTGCCCCTGCTTGGCCGGCTCCCCCTGCAAATGGCCGTGCGCGAAGCGATGGACAACGGATCGGCCGCGCAGCTTTTCGACACGCATCCGGCCGTTGCCGAAATCTACACCGGCGCCGCTTTCCAAATCGCGCTGGCCGTGGCCGACAAAGGCCGCGACTACAGCAAGGCGTTTCCGAAGATTGTGGTGGAATAA